A portion of the Stigmatella aurantiaca DW4/3-1 genome contains these proteins:
- a CDS encoding nuclear transport factor 2 family protein has translation MTTPTGLTDVALERLREAIDSHDPQRVADCFTSDYRSEVPLHPDRSFVGNDHVLRNWTAMFARVPDITARILRSATGDDGTIWSEWEMSGTGPGGAAAAFAGPVIVTVRDGRIDWARFYLDAVES, from the coding sequence ATGACGACCCCAACCGGCCTAACAGACGTTGCGCTGGAGCGCCTGCGGGAAGCGATCGACTCGCACGACCCGCAGCGAGTAGCCGACTGCTTCACCTCGGACTACCGGAGTGAGGTCCCTCTTCACCCCGATCGCAGCTTCGTCGGGAACGATCATGTGCTTCGGAACTGGACGGCGATGTTCGCGCGGGTTCCGGACATCACCGCGCGTATCCTGCGCTCTGCGACCGGTGACGACGGCACCATCTGGAGCGAATGGGAGATGAGCGGGACCGGCCCGGGCGGTGCAGCGGCCGCGTTCGCTGGACCGGTGATCGTCACCGTGCGCGATGGAAGGATCGATTGGGCGCGCTTCTACCTCGACGCCGTTGAGTCCTGA
- a CDS encoding AI-2E family transporter, whose protein sequence is MLTNYVPNVGLVIGLVTHAVLALLVSSPREAILVVMTYLVIKTIFQAIIQPKVVGDAVDLSPTLTFVGVISWGGLLGALGALLAVPLTLLEKALLIDSDPAAGWLVPLLSGSGGRKNSGEYS, encoded by the coding sequence ATCCTGACCAACTATGTGCCGAACGTCGGCCTGGTCATCGGTCTCGTAACCCATGCGGTGCTGGCCCTATTGGTCAGTAGTCCGCGGGAAGCTATCCTGGTCGTCATGACCTACCTCGTGATCAAGACGATTTTCCAAGCCATCATCCAGCCGAAGGTCGTCGGCGACGCCGTCGATCTGTCCCCCACGCTCACCTTCGTCGGCGTCATCTCCTGGGGAGGGCTGCTGGGTGCGCTCGGCGCGCTGCTCGCCGTCCCGCTGACCCTCCTGGAGAAAGCGCTGCTGATCGACAGCGATCCAGCCGCCGGGTGGCTGGTGCCTCTGCTGTCCGGTTCCGGCGGGCGGAAGAACTCGGGAGAGTACTCATGA
- a CDS encoding putative quinol monooxygenase translates to MVQCEFRVQRPDNESEFIRLARALASAAADEPGTLRYQWFVTQRPGHYSIVEEYVDADAAETHNRNVEALLVQLFSVAELVSVSFYGELNKYLRDWISGRDAVSLNVPL, encoded by the coding sequence ATGGTGCAGTGTGAGTTTCGAGTGCAGCGACCAGACAATGAATCGGAGTTCATTCGGCTCGCCCGGGCGTTGGCTTCCGCCGCCGCAGACGAACCAGGAACGTTGCGTTATCAGTGGTTTGTCACACAGCGGCCGGGGCACTACTCGATAGTCGAGGAGTACGTCGACGCCGATGCGGCCGAAACGCACAACAGAAATGTGGAAGCGCTGCTCGTCCAATTGTTTTCCGTGGCCGAACTGGTGTCGGTGTCGTTCTACGGCGAGCTTAACAAGTACTTGCGCGACTGGATCTCCGGTCGGGACGCCGTCTCGCTCAATGTACCGTTGTAA